From a single Adhaeribacter swui genomic region:
- a CDS encoding rhodanese-like domain-containing protein — translation MEDITTNELKERLANGEKPFIVDVREPHEYEEFNIGALNIPLGSLPQRLDELESHKDEEIILHCRSGARSGNAKAYLLQQGFPKVRNLLGGMLAWQAQG, via the coding sequence ATGGAAGATATAACCACCAACGAATTAAAAGAAAGGTTAGCTAACGGCGAAAAACCTTTTATTGTGGATGTGCGGGAGCCACACGAATACGAAGAATTTAACATTGGCGCTTTAAATATTCCGTTGGGCAGCTTGCCCCAGCGCCTAGATGAACTGGAAAGCCACAAAGACGAAGAAATTATTTTGCATTGCCGATCCGGCGCCCGCTCGGGAAATGCCAAAGCTTACTTATTACAACAAGGTTTTCCTAAAGTAAGAAACTTACTGGGCGGCATGTTAGCCTGGCAAGCTCAGGGATAA
- a CDS encoding phosphoglycerate kinase, whose translation MKTVDDYNFAGKKALVRVDFNVPLNEEFQITDDTRIRAAVPTIQKILKDGGSAILMSHLGRPKGGPSDKYSLRHIVDALSKAFGTEVKFAPDCIGAEATELAQNLKPGEILLLENLRFYPEEEKGDATFAEKLSKLGDVYVNDAFGTAHRAHASTAIIAQYFPGDAKMTGYVMQAELENAKKVLENPERPFTAIMGGAKISDKILIIERLLDKVDNLIIGGGMSYTFAKAQGGTVGDSLLEADKLDLVLSLMDKAKEKGVKLYLPQDTVIADKFANDATSDTVTSGTIPDNWMGLDIGPETRATFGEVVRKSRTILWNGPMGVFEMPNFAKGTSAIAEAVVAATRNGAFSLIGGGDSAAAINQAGYGDDVSYVSTGGGALLEYMEGKTLPGVAALEE comes from the coding sequence ATGAAAACAGTAGATGATTATAATTTTGCCGGCAAAAAAGCCTTAGTGCGGGTAGATTTTAACGTTCCCTTGAACGAAGAATTTCAGATTACCGATGATACCCGTATCCGGGCGGCGGTGCCCACTATTCAAAAGATTTTAAAAGATGGCGGTTCGGCTATTCTTATGTCGCACCTGGGCCGGCCCAAAGGCGGGCCCAGCGATAAGTATTCGCTGCGCCACATTGTAGATGCACTTTCTAAAGCTTTTGGCACCGAAGTTAAATTTGCCCCCGATTGCATTGGCGCCGAAGCAACCGAACTGGCCCAAAATTTAAAACCCGGCGAAATATTGCTACTGGAGAATCTACGTTTTTACCCCGAAGAAGAAAAAGGCGATGCCACTTTTGCCGAAAAGTTAAGCAAACTGGGTGATGTTTACGTGAACGATGCTTTTGGTACGGCTCACCGCGCGCACGCTTCTACGGCCATTATTGCCCAGTATTTTCCCGGCGACGCTAAAATGACCGGTTACGTAATGCAGGCAGAGTTAGAAAACGCGAAAAAAGTGCTCGAAAATCCGGAACGGCCTTTTACCGCCATTATGGGGGGCGCCAAAATCTCCGACAAAATTTTAATTATTGAGCGATTACTCGACAAAGTAGATAACCTGATTATTGGCGGCGGCATGAGCTACACTTTTGCCAAAGCGCAAGGCGGTACCGTGGGCGATTCGTTGCTGGAAGCCGATAAGTTGGATTTAGTGCTGAGCTTAATGGATAAGGCTAAAGAAAAAGGCGTGAAACTGTATTTACCTCAGGATACCGTTATTGCCGATAAATTCGCCAACGATGCTACCTCGGATACAGTAACCAGCGGCACCATTCCGGATAACTGGATGGGCCTGGACATAGGACCCGAAACCCGCGCTACTTTTGGCGAAGTAGTAAGGAAATCCCGCACGATATTATGGAATGGCCCCATGGGTGTATTTGAAATGCCGAACTTTGCAAAAGGCACCTCTGCCATTGCAGAAGCGGTAGTGGCAGCCACCCGCAACGGCGCTTTCTCTTTAATTGGCGGCGGCGACTCCGCCGCCGCTATCAACCAAGCCGGTTACGGCGATGATGTATCGTACGTTTCTACAGGTGGTGGCGCTTTGCTGGAATACATGGAAGGCAAAACATTACCAGGCGTAGCTGCTCTGGAAGAATAA
- a CDS encoding ThuA domain-containing protein — protein sequence MFLRNLACIWCTGLLICCSFISQAQNKAKSFKVVTFYTAKNDRAHISFVHEANTWFSKMSTSHPFSYDTTSNWNNLNPQFLSNYQVVVFLDTRPDSLPQRAAFEKYMQQGGGWMGFHFAAFALTPSAYPQNWDWYHNQFLGSGQYGSNTWPPTSAILKVENPKHPVTKNLPRTWKSAPNEWYRWQNDLRKNPHIQILLAIDSTSFPLGTGPKPHEIWHSGYYPVAWTNRQYNMVYFNMGHNDIDYEHGTNREMSFTFQNEIQNKLVLQALLWLGNKVKSK from the coding sequence ATGTTCTTAAGAAACCTGGCCTGTATTTGGTGTACCGGATTACTTATTTGCTGCAGTTTCATCAGCCAGGCTCAAAACAAGGCCAAATCATTTAAGGTAGTGACATTTTATACGGCTAAAAACGACCGGGCGCACATTAGTTTTGTGCACGAAGCCAATACCTGGTTTTCGAAAATGAGTACCAGCCATCCTTTTAGCTACGACACCACCTCCAACTGGAACAATTTAAATCCGCAATTTTTATCGAATTACCAGGTAGTGGTATTTCTGGATACCCGGCCCGATTCGCTGCCGCAGCGAGCAGCGTTCGAGAAATACATGCAGCAAGGCGGCGGTTGGATGGGGTTTCATTTTGCGGCTTTCGCCCTGACGCCTTCGGCTTACCCGCAAAACTGGGATTGGTACCATAACCAGTTTCTGGGCTCGGGGCAATATGGCAGCAATACCTGGCCACCAACCTCAGCTATCCTGAAAGTCGAAAATCCGAAACACCCGGTTACTAAAAACCTGCCACGCACCTGGAAATCGGCACCTAACGAATGGTACCGGTGGCAAAACGATTTGCGTAAGAACCCCCATATCCAGATTTTATTAGCTATCGATTCCACGAGTTTTCCGTTGGGCACCGGACCCAAACCCCACGAAATCTGGCACAGCGGCTACTACCCGGTAGCCTGGACCAACCGCCAATACAACATGGTTTATTTTAACATGGGCCACAACGACATTGATTACGAACACGGCACCAACCGCGAAATGTCGTTTACCTTTCAGAATGAAATCCAGAACAAACTTGTATTGCAAGCTTTATTGTGGCTGGGAAATAAGGTTAAAAGCAAGTAA
- a CDS encoding T9SS type A sorting domain-containing protein, producing MAAGGGAYVNNQFGVNPPSFGVATLEGIRANGLAYNNFTAYGYSDTLTSKPLNLKNYNPVRDSLYLSFFWQAGGLAGSPDTDTPARPVFLALEFKEPSGTWREVWRQVGENKFTAFARVDVPITDPLFLYKGFQFRFRNSGEQKGTGDAWNLDYIYLNKKINPAKTLLEDVAISTSLNSLLNRYTAMPAWQFLANADAELNDSLFTTINNQNNRFAPITWRGYNQILNVAQPIDTFLRGNAAIEPLAAQYQVLGKPELSSSTALGNDFSVKSSIFLNSRETFAPTRQNDTISRLTEFKDYFAYDDGTAETNFSLDKTGQRQGAYSFDLNVPDFVKGIRVYLTKTNVPSHLITFRVWDAGEQGNPASTAKAQQGFVIPKVDTLNRFYDILFPTPVPVQGTFFIGWSLSNTIPDFVNIGFDLNEDAPGKIKYNNGTGGWTTFTGQRGALLMRPLMARVTGNKNIIADQSAVNAFPNPSTGKVNLVGDVLNWVVTDVTGKVYLKGAGNRTNRNEVNLSFVSNGLYFIHCYTKKGIIIKKISINH from the coding sequence TTGGCAGCCGGGGGGGGGGCCTATGTTAACAATCAATTTGGGGTAAATCCACCCTCGTTTGGCGTGGCTACTTTAGAAGGAATCCGGGCCAATGGTTTGGCATACAATAACTTTACCGCCTACGGCTACTCCGATACGCTTACCTCCAAGCCATTAAATCTAAAAAATTACAATCCGGTTAGAGATTCGCTTTATTTAAGCTTTTTTTGGCAAGCCGGAGGTTTGGCGGGTTCGCCGGATACGGACACCCCGGCGCGGCCCGTATTTCTGGCTCTGGAATTTAAAGAACCAAGTGGCACCTGGCGGGAAGTGTGGCGACAAGTTGGCGAAAACAAATTTACTGCTTTTGCCAGGGTGGATGTACCCATTACCGATCCGCTGTTTTTGTACAAAGGTTTTCAATTCCGTTTCCGTAACTCGGGCGAGCAAAAAGGCACCGGCGACGCCTGGAACCTGGATTACATTTACCTGAATAAAAAGATTAATCCGGCCAAAACTTTACTGGAAGATGTAGCCATAAGTACCAGCTTAAACTCACTTTTAAACCGGTATACGGCCATGCCGGCCTGGCAATTTCTGGCGAATGCCGACGCCGAGTTAAACGATTCTCTTTTTACTACTATTAACAACCAGAACAACCGGTTTGCCCCGATTACCTGGCGCGGCTATAATCAAATTTTAAACGTGGCGCAGCCGATTGATACTTTCCTGCGGGGCAACGCTGCCATTGAACCGCTGGCCGCCCAATATCAAGTCTTAGGTAAACCGGAGCTAAGCAGTTCTACCGCCTTGGGCAACGACTTTTCGGTGAAAAGCAGCATTTTTTTAAATTCCCGCGAAACTTTTGCCCCTACCCGTCAAAACGATACCATTAGTAGGTTAACCGAATTTAAAGATTATTTTGCCTACGACGATGGTACCGCCGAAACCAACTTTAGCTTAGATAAAACCGGACAACGCCAGGGAGCCTACAGCTTTGATTTAAACGTGCCGGATTTTGTAAAAGGCATTCGGGTGTACTTAACCAAAACCAACGTGCCCAGCCACTTAATTACTTTCCGGGTGTGGGATGCCGGGGAGCAAGGCAATCCGGCCAGCACGGCAAAAGCCCAGCAAGGTTTTGTAATTCCCAAGGTAGATACGCTAAACCGGTTTTATGATATTCTGTTTCCGACGCCAGTGCCGGTGCAGGGGACTTTTTTTATTGGCTGGAGTTTAAGTAATACCATACCAGATTTTGTGAATATCGGCTTTGACCTGAACGAAGATGCACCCGGCAAAATTAAATACAACAACGGCACCGGCGGCTGGACTACTTTCACGGGGCAACGCGGCGCTTTATTAATGCGGCCGCTCATGGCCCGAGTTACCGGCAATAAAAACATTATAGCGGATCAATCGGCGGTAAATGCTTTTCCGAACCCCAGCACGGGTAAAGTAAACCTGGTAGGCGATGTATTGAACTGGGTAGTGACGGATGTAACAGGCAAAGTTTATCTGAAAGGTGCCGGCAACCGTACCAACCGCAACGAAGTAAATTTATCGTTTGTAAGCAATGGCTTATATTTTATACATTGCTATACCAAAAAAGGAATTATTATAAAAAAAATCAGCATAAATCATTAA
- a CDS encoding D-alanine--D-alanine ligase family protein yields the protein MKVGIIFGGPSREREISFAGGRTVYDNLDKSLFEAIPVFVDSLGNFILLDWHYIYKGTIRDFYPPVEALPPSIHQLQIYIESLGELSTEEQDSIINRVGKRILPHQFKEYFDFAFLALHGPYGEDGSVQGLLEWYRIPYSGSGILPSAIGIDKILQKDYMHSHGFAVPRYRIVPAEEWADISQRPIIFEQLTRDLGLPLVLKAPHQGSSIGVSIIKKADFKAFEEAMARSFFAKTIYRSTWENYTPEEKLSLIKQLTDIREGIGLPVRSENGVIIHHPEQLLEVLNGVFKDDPREAITLTNIESEPYVLLESFIQGKEFSCIVIQDPNGKPLALPPTEIIKGGEVFDYRSKYLPGLSRKITPIDLPHEQIQHIRQECSRLFQACGFNVYARLDGFITDDGQVFLNDPNTTSGMLPSSFFFHQAAEIGLNPSQFLTYIIRTSLVERLKSGKDTAHLLKQLHQLDAAIQNEKSAKQDKIRVGVIMGGYSSERHISVESGRNIYEKLASSVKYQPVPIFLTGSADAHRLYVMPVNIMLKDNADDIKEKIAQAEAGHLLHPVLEQIREEASLITEKYAGKMVREPQLISYENLKNLVDAVFIALHGRPGEDGALQTELEKYHIPYNGSGIQSSRITINKYNTNEILRQHGIKVADHLMAYKKDWLLDKETFFRHIENAFSYPIIAKPADDGCSSAVKKIKNRQELEAFSELIFRETEDLAPEPATVLALGFKEEFPQKDAFLVETLISKEDGTHFLEVTGGLLTRYLPNGQVEYEVFEASEALAVGEVLSLEEKFLAGEGQNITPARYAANPQQRQLISDKVKADLKKVAEILNIEGYARIDAFVRVKENAEVETIVIEVNSLPGMTPATCIFHQTALNGYKPYDFIDRILTYGMERTQKQEASL from the coding sequence ATGAAAGTAGGAATCATATTTGGCGGACCATCGCGCGAACGGGAGATTTCGTTTGCTGGTGGTCGTACGGTTTACGATAATTTAGATAAGTCATTGTTCGAGGCCATCCCGGTTTTTGTGGATAGCCTGGGCAATTTTATTTTACTCGACTGGCATTATATTTATAAAGGCACTATTCGCGATTTCTACCCACCCGTAGAAGCTTTGCCGCCATCCATCCACCAATTGCAGATTTACATTGAATCGTTGGGCGAACTGAGCACCGAAGAGCAAGACAGCATTATTAACCGGGTAGGTAAACGCATTTTGCCCCACCAGTTTAAAGAATATTTTGATTTTGCATTTTTGGCTTTACACGGCCCTTACGGCGAAGATGGCAGTGTGCAAGGTTTGCTGGAGTGGTACCGTATTCCGTATTCTGGTTCGGGTATTTTACCTTCGGCCATTGGCATTGATAAAATCTTGCAGAAAGATTACATGCACAGTCATGGTTTTGCCGTGCCGCGTTACCGCATTGTACCCGCCGAAGAATGGGCCGATATTAGCCAGCGCCCAATTATATTTGAGCAACTTACCCGCGATTTAGGCTTGCCGCTCGTGTTAAAAGCGCCCCACCAGGGTTCTTCTATTGGGGTTTCCATTATTAAAAAAGCTGATTTTAAAGCTTTTGAAGAAGCTATGGCGCGCAGCTTCTTTGCCAAGACCATTTACCGCAGCACCTGGGAGAACTACACGCCGGAAGAAAAACTAAGCTTAATTAAACAACTCACCGATATCCGGGAAGGCATTGGTTTACCGGTACGCAGCGAAAACGGCGTGATCATTCACCATCCGGAGCAATTGTTGGAAGTGCTAAATGGAGTTTTTAAAGATGATCCGCGCGAAGCAATTACCTTAACCAATATCGAGAGCGAACCTTACGTTTTGCTAGAATCATTTATTCAGGGTAAAGAGTTTTCGTGCATTGTTATCCAGGACCCGAATGGCAAACCTCTGGCCTTACCGCCCACCGAAATTATTAAAGGCGGCGAAGTGTTTGATTACCGCAGCAAATATTTGCCGGGCTTAAGCCGTAAAATAACGCCGATTGATTTACCTCATGAGCAAATTCAGCACATCCGGCAGGAGTGCAGCCGTTTGTTCCAGGCTTGTGGCTTTAACGTGTACGCCCGTTTAGATGGGTTTATAACCGATGATGGTCAGGTTTTTCTGAACGATCCCAATACCACTTCGGGCATGTTGCCTTCCTCGTTTTTCTTCCATCAGGCGGCCGAAATTGGCTTAAATCCTTCGCAGTTTTTAACGTATATTATCCGCACTTCATTAGTTGAAAGATTAAAGTCGGGGAAAGACACCGCGCATTTATTAAAGCAATTGCACCAACTGGATGCCGCAATTCAGAACGAGAAATCGGCTAAACAAGATAAAATAAGAGTGGGCGTAATCATGGGTGGTTATTCCTCGGAGCGGCATATCTCCGTGGAGAGCGGCCGGAATATTTACGAAAAGCTAGCTTCCTCAGTAAAATACCAACCCGTTCCGATTTTCCTGACGGGTTCGGCTGATGCGCACCGATTATACGTGATGCCGGTAAATATCATGTTAAAAGATAACGCCGACGATATTAAAGAAAAAATTGCGCAGGCCGAAGCCGGGCATTTACTGCACCCGGTGCTGGAGCAAATCCGGGAAGAGGCCAGTCTTATTACCGAAAAGTACGCCGGTAAAATGGTGCGCGAACCGCAACTGATTTCTTATGAAAATTTAAAAAATTTAGTAGATGCGGTGTTTATAGCGCTGCATGGCCGGCCCGGCGAAGATGGTGCTTTGCAAACTGAACTGGAAAAGTATCATATTCCGTACAATGGCTCCGGCATTCAATCGTCCCGGATTACCATTAATAAATACAACACTAACGAAATTCTGCGGCAACACGGCATTAAAGTAGCCGACCATTTAATGGCCTATAAAAAAGATTGGCTCTTGGATAAAGAAACTTTCTTCCGCCACATCGAAAACGCTTTTAGCTATCCGATCATTGCCAAACCGGCGGATGATGGTTGTTCTTCGGCGGTGAAAAAAATCAAAAATCGGCAAGAACTGGAAGCTTTTTCGGAACTCATTTTCCGGGAAACCGAAGATCTTGCGCCGGAACCAGCAACGGTATTGGCTTTAGGGTTTAAAGAAGAATTTCCGCAGAAAGATGCGTTCTTAGTAGAAACTTTAATCTCGAAAGAAGATGGCACTCACTTTCTGGAAGTAACAGGCGGTTTGCTAACCCGGTATTTACCCAACGGCCAGGTAGAATACGAAGTATTTGAAGCATCAGAAGCTTTGGCCGTTGGCGAAGTTTTGTCGTTGGAAGAAAAGTTTTTGGCTGGCGAAGGGCAGAATATTACGCCCGCCCGCTACGCGGCTAACCCGCAGCAACGCCAGTTAATTTCAGATAAGGTTAAAGCCGACTTAAAGAAAGTAGCCGAAATTTTAAATATTGAAGGTTATGCCCGCATTGATGCTTTTGTGCGCGTGAAAGAAAATGCCGAGGTAGAAACAATTGTAATTGAGGTAAACTCGTTACCCGGTATGACTCCGGCTACTTGTATTTTCCATCAAACCGCTTTAAACGGGTACAAACCCTACGACTTTATCGATCGCATTTTAACTTACGGCATGGAACGTACCCAAAAGCAGGAAGCTTCGCTTTAA
- a CDS encoding PASTA domain-containing protein translates to MNSPWGVLKHLIIIVLIVALILFVFFFVYLPSTTNHGQTITVPKITGMRLDEVESFLEDNNLRYFVSDSSYSTSKKPFEVLTQDPVPGSKVKEDRKIYISYNMKTPPQIKMPKLVDGSVKNAQMILKSYDLQVGEVRFVPDLQENAVLKQLHQGKEIAPGAPITKSSVIDLVVGNGLGNDEFDVPRVVGMPVDEATVLLVGQNLQVGSITYQTAPNGEADGTVLRQRPNAGSGARIRVGELVDLWVAGPEPVQPVE, encoded by the coding sequence GTGAATTCACCCTGGGGGGTATTAAAACATTTGATCATTATCGTCCTGATTGTGGCGTTAATTCTTTTTGTTTTCTTTTTCGTGTACTTACCGTCTACTACCAACCATGGGCAAACCATAACGGTACCTAAAATTACGGGTATGCGCTTGGACGAGGTAGAAAGCTTTTTGGAAGACAATAATTTACGGTATTTCGTAAGCGACTCTAGCTACAGCACCAGCAAGAAGCCTTTTGAGGTGCTAACCCAGGATCCGGTGCCTGGCTCAAAAGTAAAAGAAGACCGCAAAATTTACATTTCGTACAACATGAAAACGCCGCCCCAGATAAAAATGCCCAAGCTGGTAGATGGATCGGTGAAAAATGCCCAGATGATTTTAAAAAGTTACGATTTACAGGTGGGCGAAGTACGTTTTGTGCCGGATTTACAGGAAAATGCGGTGTTAAAGCAGTTGCACCAAGGTAAAGAAATTGCTCCCGGTGCACCAATTACCAAAAGTTCCGTAATTGATTTAGTGGTAGGCAATGGTTTAGGCAACGATGAGTTCGACGTGCCGCGCGTAGTGGGTATGCCCGTGGATGAAGCTACTGTGTTACTAGTTGGGCAAAATTTACAGGTTGGTAGCATTACCTACCAGACTGCCCCCAACGGCGAAGCCGATGGTACGGTGCTCCGGCAACGGCCAAATGCTGGCTCGGGCGCCCGCATCCGGGTAGGCGAGCTGGTAGATTTATGGGTAGCTGGTCCGGAGCCGGTGCAACCCGTAGAATAG
- a CDS encoding methylmalonyl-CoA mutase family protein, with translation MPVASVEIYKPVNHLRIVTAASLFDGHDAAINIMRRILQASGAEVIHLGHNRSVQEIVDCAIQEDAQAIAITSYQGGHLEYFKYMYDLLQERGCGHIKIFGGGGGVILPQEIAELHQYGITRIYSPDDGRAMGLQGMINDLLQRCDFPTGKNINGEVNYVKKKDAKSIARLISAAENYPTEFEKFRADLSNYSENRTTSNEQRVTPILGITGTGGAGKSSLVDELVRRFLHDFPEASVAIISVDPSKRKTGGALLGDRIRMNAINNDRVYMRSLATRQSNLALSKHVQDALDVVKAAQFNLIILETSGIGQSDTEIVEHSDVSLYVMTPEYGAATQLEKIDMLDFADIIALNKFDKRGAQDALRDVKKQYKRNHQLWDSSDEALPVFGTIASQFNDPGMNQLYRAVMQKISEKTGQPFATKGASTQEQSEKIYIIPPSRTRYLAEISDTNRQYDKWVNTQAKIAQKLFGLRKSIEAIQDLPVENKENLKNQLNQAYTELQNQLDGQNRKVLENWATRQQAYQQEYFTFKVRDKEIKIKTHTTSLSQLEIPKIALPRYQAWGDLLRWNLQENVPGEFPYTAGVFPFKREGEDPTRMFAGEGGPERTNRRFHYVSLDLPAKRLSTAFDSVTLYGEDPALRPDIYGKIGNSGVSICCLDDAKKLYSGFNLADPKTSVSMTINGPAAILTAFFLNAAIDQQCELYIKQNGLEDEVNLKIEEIFKNKGQSQPQYQGALPTGNDGLGLMLLGVTGDQVLPTEVYKKIKIQTLAAVRGTVQADILKEDQAQNTCIFSTEFSLRLMGDVQEYFIQNNVRNFYSVSISGYHIAEAGANPISQLAFTLANGFTYVEYYVSRGMDINAFAPNLSFFFSNGIDPEYAVIGRVARRIWAKAMKLKYGANARSQMLKYHIQTSGRSLHAQEIDFNDIRTTLQALYAIYDNCNSLHTNAYDEAITTPTEESVRRAMAIQLIINRELGLAKNENPLQGSFIIEELTDLVEEAVLLEFDRITERGGVLGAMETMYQRGKIQEESLYYETLKHTGEYPIVGVNTFLSSKGSPTIIPSEVIRATEEEKQYQIKMLELLHQRNQGMAEEKLKKVQQIVVQQQNIFAELMETVKFCSLGQITNALFQVGGQYRRNM, from the coding sequence ATGCCGGTTGCTTCTGTAGAAATTTATAAACCCGTTAACCACCTCCGGATTGTAACTGCTGCTTCGCTTTTCGACGGGCACGATGCGGCCATTAATATCATGCGGCGGATTTTGCAGGCTTCCGGAGCCGAAGTAATTCACCTGGGGCATAACCGGTCGGTGCAGGAAATTGTGGATTGTGCCATTCAGGAAGATGCTCAGGCCATTGCTATTACTTCGTACCAGGGAGGTCACCTGGAGTACTTTAAGTACATGTATGACTTATTGCAGGAGCGCGGCTGCGGGCACATTAAAATTTTTGGCGGCGGCGGCGGCGTTATTTTGCCCCAGGAAATAGCCGAACTGCACCAATACGGCATTACCCGCATCTACTCCCCCGACGATGGCCGGGCCATGGGTTTACAAGGCATGATCAACGATTTACTGCAACGCTGCGATTTCCCGACGGGGAAAAACATAAATGGCGAAGTAAATTATGTAAAAAAGAAAGATGCCAAATCCATTGCCCGCTTAATTTCGGCCGCCGAAAATTACCCCACTGAATTCGAGAAATTCAGAGCTGATTTATCTAACTATTCTGAGAATCGAACAACGAGTAACGAACAACGAGTAACTCCCATCCTGGGAATAACCGGTACTGGCGGAGCGGGCAAATCCAGCTTGGTAGATGAATTAGTCCGGCGGTTTTTACATGATTTTCCGGAAGCGAGCGTGGCTATTATCTCAGTAGACCCCAGTAAACGCAAAACCGGGGGAGCTTTGCTTGGTGATCGCATCCGGATGAATGCCATTAACAACGACCGGGTATACATGCGTTCCCTGGCTACGCGCCAGAGTAACCTGGCTTTAAGCAAACACGTGCAGGATGCACTGGATGTAGTAAAGGCCGCCCAATTTAATCTAATTATTCTGGAAACCTCGGGCATTGGCCAGTCCGATACCGAAATTGTGGAACACTCGGATGTGAGTTTGTACGTAATGACGCCCGAATACGGCGCCGCTACCCAACTCGAAAAAATCGACATGCTGGATTTTGCCGACATAATTGCCCTGAACAAGTTTGATAAACGAGGAGCTCAGGATGCTTTGCGTGATGTAAAAAAACAATATAAACGTAACCATCAACTTTGGGATAGTAGTGACGAGGCCTTACCGGTTTTTGGCACTATTGCCTCGCAATTCAACGATCCGGGCATGAACCAACTGTACCGGGCCGTGATGCAGAAAATTTCAGAAAAAACCGGTCAACCATTCGCAACCAAAGGTGCTAGTACCCAAGAACAATCCGAGAAAATCTACATCATTCCGCCGAGCCGCACGCGCTACTTAGCCGAAATCTCCGATACCAATCGGCAATACGATAAATGGGTAAATACCCAAGCCAAAATCGCCCAAAAGTTATTTGGTTTAAGAAAATCCATCGAGGCCATCCAGGATTTACCTGTAGAAAATAAAGAAAATTTAAAAAATCAGTTAAATCAAGCTTATACCGAACTGCAAAACCAACTAGACGGCCAGAACCGCAAAGTGCTCGAAAACTGGGCAACCCGTCAGCAAGCTTACCAACAGGAATATTTTACTTTTAAGGTTCGGGACAAAGAAATTAAAATTAAAACCCATACCACCAGTTTATCGCAGTTAGAAATTCCGAAAATAGCACTGCCCCGCTACCAAGCTTGGGGCGATTTATTACGCTGGAATTTACAGGAAAATGTACCGGGTGAGTTCCCCTACACGGCTGGCGTGTTTCCGTTTAAACGCGAAGGCGAAGACCCCACCCGCATGTTTGCCGGCGAAGGCGGCCCCGAGCGGACGAACCGGCGCTTCCACTACGTAAGTCTGGATTTGCCGGCCAAACGCTTATCAACGGCTTTCGATTCCGTTACTCTTTACGGCGAAGACCCGGCGTTACGGCCCGACATTTACGGTAAAATTGGCAATTCCGGGGTAAGTATTTGCTGCCTCGACGATGCTAAAAAGCTGTATTCCGGCTTTAACCTCGCCGACCCAAAAACTTCGGTTTCCATGACCATTAACGGACCGGCTGCTATTTTAACCGCTTTTTTCCTGAATGCCGCCATCGATCAGCAATGTGAGTTGTACATTAAACAAAATGGTTTAGAAGATGAAGTAAACCTGAAGATTGAAGAAATTTTTAAAAATAAAGGTCAATCCCAGCCGCAATACCAAGGTGCACTACCTACCGGCAACGATGGTTTAGGCTTAATGCTATTGGGCGTAACCGGCGACCAGGTTTTACCGACCGAAGTCTACAAGAAAATAAAAATTCAAACCTTAGCCGCCGTGCGGGGCACCGTACAAGCTGATATTTTAAAAGAAGACCAGGCGCAGAATACCTGTATTTTCAGCACCGAGTTTTCGCTGCGGCTCATGGGCGATGTGCAGGAATATTTTATTCAAAACAACGTCCGGAATTTTTACTCGGTATCCATCTCGGGTTACCACATTGCCGAAGCCGGCGCTAACCCGATTTCGCAATTAGCTTTTACTTTGGCCAACGGCTTTACTTACGTAGAATATTACGTGAGCCGCGGCATGGATATTAACGCGTTTGCTCCCAATCTGAGCTTTTTCTTCTCCAATGGCATTGATCCGGAATACGCCGTCATTGGCCGGGTAGCCCGTCGGATTTGGGCCAAAGCCATGAAATTAAAGTACGGCGCCAATGCCCGTTCGCAAATGCTCAAGTACCACATTCAAACCTCGGGCCGGTCGCTGCACGCCCAGGAAATTGATTTTAATGATATCCGCACTACCTTACAGGCTTTGTACGCCATTTACGATAACTGCAATTCGCTGCACACCAATGCCTACGACGAAGCCATAACCACGCCCACTGAAGAAAGTGTACGCCGGGCCATGGCCATTCAGTTGATCATTAACCGCGAATTAGGTTTAGCTAAAAACGAAAACCCCTTGCAAGGTTCCTTTATCATAGAAGAATTAACGGATTTGGTGGAAGAAGCCGTACTCCTGGAATTTGACCGGATAACCGAACGGGGCGGCGTATTGGGTGCCATGGAAACCATGTACCAACGCGGAAAAATTCAGGAAGAAAGTTTGTACTACGAAACCCTGAAACACACCGGCGAATACCCGATTGTGGGGGTAAATACATTTTTAAGCAGCAAAGGTTCTCCTACTATTATTCCTTCGGAAGTTATCCGGGCCACCGAAGAAGAAAAGCAATACCAGATTAAAATGCTGGAGCTATTGCACCAACGAAACCAAGGTATGGCCGAAGAAAAATTAAAAAAAGTGCAGCAAATCGTGGTGCAACAACAAAATATTTTTGCGGAGTTGATGGAAACGGTTAAGTTTTGCTCGCTAGGCCAGATTACTAATGCACTGTTCCAGGTAGGAGGGCAATACCGACGAAACATGTAA